TCATGGACGAAATCCAGAAAATCATGGGGATCGATATGATGGCGGTTCATCAGTCCGCGCAGGGTGGTGCCGTAGTCGCGGAAGTATTGCTTTTGGACTTTGAAAGCCTGGTCCTCGGGCAGATCGAGCAGTCGGGCAATATAGGCCTTCATCAACACGTCGATCTGATCGAACAATTTGGCCGAGTGGTGATACAGCGTGTTATCCAAGTCAAACACCCAGCATCCCGCTTCACGCAGGCCATGGGGATAGGGCAAGGGACTGTGGACGATTTGGCTCATGGGCATTGATATAGGCCCATGCGCGAGCGGTGGGAAGCCTCAACCCTTGCCGCCGATGCTTCGGGCTTCTAAAATCGTTGGCAATTGGGACTTTTCAGAATCGCGAATGCCGGGCATGCCCACCGACCCCCTTGCTTCCCCTATTGAGACCAAACCGTTACTCAGGAGTGCGGATCTGCGCGCGATGTTGGACGGACAAAGCGATCCGGCGCTGTTGCTCGACACGAAGGGCGCGGTGCTGGCCACCAACCCTCCCGGACAACGGATCGTCAATGCCTTGGAGAGCGGCCACCCGACCGACTTCAAACCGCAAATCGTCGCCGCCATGCAGGGCAATGGCCCCTTGACCGGAAGCTACACATTCGACGGCGATGACGAAGCGGCGCTGATACTGGAAGTGCAGATCCTGCCTTTGGCCCCACCGCACTTTTTGTTGCTGGGCCGCGATGTCACCTTGGAACGCAATCTGCGCGCCGCCTTGGTGGATTCCCGCGAGCGTTTCAAGGATCTGGTGGAAGCGTCGTCGGACTTCGCCTGGGAAGTGGGGCCGGAAGGACGCTTCGTCTATGTATCGCCGCGCGGCGCCCTGGGCTTCGAGGCGGCCCGGTTGGTCGGCCATGCGCCGTCCGAATTGCTTAAAAAGGGTGGTGATTCGCGCAACCCTTTTGTCACCCGGGCGGAGGTGGAGGAAGCCGAGGTCTGGGTGCGACGGGCCGATGGCACCCGCGCCTGTCTGATCGTTACCGCCGTGCCGTTGCAGGCCGGAGACGGGGCCTGGCGCGGCGCCCGGGGGGTTTGCCGCGATGTGACCTCCGAGCGGGAAAAGGATGCGGCCTTGGCCCGCGCCCATCAGCGGGAAAAGATCCTCAACAGTGTGGTTGGCGCCATCCGGGACGAAGTGGATCCCCAAGACATGTTGGACGTGGCCGCCCTGGCCACGGCGCAGGCCATATCTGCCGACGGAGTACGCATCTACCGTGGCGATGAGCGCGACGGCTTTTATTTGGTCGCCGAACAGGGTACGCCTTCGAGCAACGAGGCGCTGGATGAGTTGGTGCGGAATGTGCACGCCGATCACCGGGTGTTGGACAATAACGCCCATGGCCTGTCCATGCTCGCCGCCGCCACGCCTTATCGGCATCAGGTCAATGGCGCGATCTGTGTCTGGCGTGACGAGAAAGGGAACGCCTGGTCCGATGACGACCGCATTATCGCAGGCGATGTGGCCAATCGTCTGGGTATCGCCTTGGAGCAATTCTCCAACCACGAGCGCATCCTCAAGCTATCACGCACCGACGGACTGACCGGACTGCTCAACCGCCGGGCCTTTTTTGAAGACGAACTGCCCCATCGTCTGCGCAAGTCGGGCAAACCGGGCGGCGGCGGTGCCCTGGTCTATGTGGACCT
The sequence above is drawn from the Magnetospira sp. QH-2 genome and encodes:
- a CDS encoding diguanylate cyclase domain-containing protein: MLDGQSDPALLLDTKGAVLATNPPGQRIVNALESGHPTDFKPQIVAAMQGNGPLTGSYTFDGDDEAALILEVQILPLAPPHFLLLGRDVTLERNLRAALVDSRERFKDLVEASSDFAWEVGPEGRFVYVSPRGALGFEAARLVGHAPSELLKKGGDSRNPFVTRAEVEEAEVWVRRADGTRACLIVTAVPLQAGDGAWRGARGVCRDVTSEREKDAALARAHQREKILNSVVGAIRDEVDPQDMLDVAALATAQAISADGVRIYRGDERDGFYLVAEQGTPSSNEALDELVRNVHADHRVLDNNAHGLSMLAAATPYRHQVNGAICVWRDEKGNAWSDDDRIIAGDVANRLGIALEQFSNHERILKLSRTDGLTGLLNRRAFFEDELPHRLRKSGKPGGGGALVYVDLDNFKLVNDVHGHQAGDDALLKVCEILDTHTRASDLLARLGGDEFVLWLDRMPPDVVRQRVDELHHSALDLKPLSGDMARPLGFSVGVAIYDPAVEEGMESLVARADAAMYTVKNRGKGGIEISLPGGGEGEAS